From the Fibrobacter sp. UWB11 genome, one window contains:
- a CDS encoding DUF3795 domain-containing protein produces the protein MNNFIACCGLDCEKCEARLATINNDNTLRAKVAKEWSELNKVEITPQMTNCTGCRIEGPKTPFCQSLCPIRKCAQNKGFATCGECNEVEHCETLSMITSHNDYALSNLKSK, from the coding sequence ATGAATAACTTTATCGCTTGCTGCGGACTCGACTGCGAAAAGTGCGAAGCCCGCCTTGCCACCATCAACAACGACAATACGCTTCGCGCAAAAGTCGCAAAGGAATGGTCGGAACTCAACAAAGTGGAAATCACTCCGCAAATGACCAACTGCACCGGTTGCCGCATCGAAGGGCCCAAAACGCCGTTCTGTCAATCACTCTGCCCTATCCGCAAATGCGCACAAAACAAAGGCTTTGCCACCTGCGGTGAATGCAACGAAGTAGAGCACTGCGAAACGCTCAGCATGATTACGAGCCACAACGATTACGCTCTCAGCAACTTAAAATCAAAATAA
- a CDS encoding aspartate/glutamate racemase family protein → MKTIGLIGGMSWESTITYYEILNKEIAKALGGFHSAKIMMYNVDFAELEANMSSGNWDGNAKIISDAAKRLEGAGADFIVIATNTMHKLVPQIEKEIRIPILHIADATANSIKRGNIKKVALLGTKFTMTQDFIKNRLIEAGLEVMTPDAQDIELVNDVIFNELCLGKILDASRKEYQRIIAEMKKRGAEGVILGCTEIGMLISAKDSVLPTYDTTIIHATEAAKMALE, encoded by the coding sequence ATGAAGACTATCGGACTTATCGGTGGAATGAGTTGGGAAAGCACCATCACCTATTACGAAATTTTGAACAAAGAAATCGCAAAAGCACTCGGCGGATTCCATAGTGCAAAAATCATGATGTACAATGTGGACTTTGCCGAACTCGAAGCAAACATGTCGAGCGGAAACTGGGACGGAAACGCCAAGATTATTTCGGATGCAGCAAAACGCCTCGAAGGCGCCGGTGCCGACTTTATCGTCATCGCCACCAACACCATGCACAAGCTCGTCCCGCAAATTGAAAAAGAAATCCGCATCCCGATTCTACACATTGCCGATGCAACCGCCAACAGCATCAAGCGCGGCAATATCAAGAAAGTTGCCCTCCTCGGCACAAAATTCACGATGACACAAGACTTTATCAAGAACCGCCTCATAGAAGCAGGTCTCGAAGTCATGACGCCTGATGCCCAAGACATCGAACTCGTAAATGATGTCATTTTTAACGAACTCTGCCTCGGCAAAATTCTTGATGCATCCCGCAAGGAATACCAGAGAATCATTGCGGAAATGAAAAAACGCGGCGCCGAAGGCGTGATTCTTGGTTGTACCGAAATCGGCATGCTCATCAGCGCAAAAGATAGCGTCCTCCCCACTTACGACACAACAATCATCCACGCGACCGAAGCCGCGAAGATGGCTCTAGAATAA
- the pyrH gene encoding UMP kinase, producing the protein MMKFKRILLKLSGEALAGEKGHGIDNVILSDMASEIASIVKQGVQVALVIGGGNLVRGISASAGGMNRAQGDAMGMLGTVMNGLAMQDALDKQGIDSVVMSAIRMEPVCEFFDRRKALKLLSAGSVVIFSAGTGNPFFTTDSCAALRAIESECDVIMKATKVDGIYTADPVKDPTATRFDDISYKEVISRGLKVMDTAAVALCMENNMPIFVFKMEKGNLTRAAIEGDLGTLVHC; encoded by the coding sequence ATTATGAAATTCAAACGCATTCTTCTCAAGCTCAGTGGCGAAGCCCTTGCTGGCGAAAAGGGCCACGGCATCGATAACGTTATCCTTTCCGACATGGCTTCGGAAATTGCATCTATCGTCAAGCAGGGCGTGCAAGTCGCTCTCGTGATTGGCGGCGGCAACCTCGTTCGCGGCATTTCTGCCTCTGCCGGCGGCATGAACCGCGCTCAGGGCGATGCCATGGGTATGCTCGGCACTGTGATGAACGGCCTTGCTATGCAGGACGCTCTTGACAAGCAGGGTATCGACTCTGTGGTGATGTCCGCTATCCGCATGGAACCGGTTTGCGAATTCTTCGACCGCCGCAAGGCTCTCAAGCTTTTGTCCGCTGGCTCTGTGGTCATCTTCTCTGCCGGTACGGGCAATCCGTTCTTCACGACGGACAGCTGCGCTGCTCTCCGCGCTATCGAAAGCGAATGTGATGTGATTATGAAGGCTACCAAGGTCGATGGCATCTACACCGCAGACCCGGTCAAGGATCCGACGGCTACTCGCTTCGATGACATTTCCTACAAGGAAGTTATTTCTCGCGGCCTCAAGGTTATGGATACCGCAGCAGTCGCTCTCTGCATGGAAAATAACATGCCTATCTTCGTTTTCAAGATGGAAAAGGGCAACCTCACGCGCGCTGCTATCGAAGGTGACCTCGGCACGCTCGTGCATTGCTAA
- a CDS encoding M6 family metalloprotease domain-containing protein, whose product MKTKFAFGLLLLLPTMLFADIVYQGKRVQEWPEEARPRFATPSFLLNRSTTTQAKSHYAAPKGKIYSLTLLVDFSDQKAPVSVADVEEWLNKEGFNRDGCNGSVRDYYLDVSNGQLDLTNEVYGWYRAKHPKSWYENLQGYTGSDSLMKEVFNYFDPLVDFSRYDNDKDGTTEAINIVYAGPGQTWGQGLWPHSGWSNERRDGVKLTHHQMTDMPGKFSIYVFVHESGHMIFGWPDLYWYGDYCTMGNRAHDLNPVAINDFYRADQGWIPFVDVTSNDVSLETTKPGEVCYRYKNPARPDKEGLVWSYVQNKGRNQVLKGSGLLMQHYDFSIEGNSAADKLGLRIVHASAAGKSSDNPGDQWPSPGSTANTFFKSGTYSEFSDDAYPAIRWYNGSKTGLKITDIGTPGETLTFCIGGNCPAQESSSSQGIASSSSSAPKPESSSAVEIKIEKIAFDVTLPIDDNYAYVTLDLKGDDVAKVLGLQKSEIADKIKFYGVEPDGTLNSRTTGEGTGHWFDADGKIVAWDPNGTSIVFSNMDLTTMTTKIGHMPNKVKAGDSFVVRQAVVYESKQVTFEITITIPQKTTRISSIRSSRCGKPGNMIFNALGKPVGKRTESGELPDLPKGVYVEIAK is encoded by the coding sequence ATGAAAACCAAATTTGCTTTTGGCCTGTTATTATTGCTCCCAACGATGCTTTTTGCAGACATCGTGTATCAAGGAAAACGCGTCCAGGAATGGCCCGAAGAAGCAAGGCCTAGATTCGCTACGCCCAGTTTTCTCCTAAATCGTTCAACAACAACACAAGCGAAGAGCCATTACGCAGCCCCAAAGGGCAAAATTTACAGCCTAACGCTGCTCGTCGATTTTTCAGACCAGAAGGCGCCCGTCTCGGTAGCCGACGTTGAAGAATGGCTGAACAAGGAAGGGTTCAACAGGGACGGCTGTAACGGATCCGTGCGCGACTACTATCTAGACGTTTCGAACGGGCAGCTAGACCTCACCAATGAAGTTTACGGCTGGTACCGCGCCAAACATCCCAAGTCCTGGTACGAAAACCTGCAAGGGTACACGGGTTCGGACTCGCTCATGAAAGAAGTGTTCAATTACTTCGATCCACTAGTCGATTTTTCACGTTATGATAATGACAAGGACGGCACCACCGAAGCCATCAACATCGTCTACGCAGGCCCCGGACAAACATGGGGACAAGGCCTTTGGCCGCACTCGGGATGGTCCAACGAAAGAAGGGACGGCGTCAAGTTGACGCATCATCAGATGACGGACATGCCCGGCAAATTTTCCATTTACGTCTTTGTACATGAATCGGGACACATGATTTTTGGCTGGCCGGACCTTTACTGGTACGGCGATTACTGCACCATGGGTAACCGTGCGCATGATTTGAACCCAGTCGCCATCAACGACTTTTACCGCGCGGACCAAGGCTGGATTCCCTTTGTGGACGTAACCAGCAATGACGTGAGCCTCGAAACCACAAAGCCCGGCGAAGTCTGCTACCGCTACAAGAACCCCGCAAGGCCCGACAAAGAAGGTTTAGTATGGTCCTACGTACAAAACAAGGGCCGCAACCAAGTGCTAAAAGGAAGCGGACTCTTGATGCAGCACTACGATTTTTCGATCGAAGGCAATTCCGCTGCAGACAAGCTCGGACTCCGAATCGTGCATGCCAGCGCGGCGGGAAAATCAAGCGACAATCCCGGCGACCAGTGGCCAAGCCCGGGCAGCACTGCCAACACGTTCTTCAAAAGCGGGACATACTCAGAATTTTCAGATGATGCCTACCCCGCCATCCGCTGGTACAACGGTTCCAAAACAGGACTCAAGATTACGGACATCGGAACGCCGGGCGAAACGCTAACGTTCTGCATCGGCGGAAACTGCCCCGCTCAAGAATCATCGAGTTCTCAGGGGATTGCATCAAGTTCGTCAAGTGCGCCGAAGCCCGAAAGCAGCAGCGCCGTCGAAATAAAAATCGAGAAAATCGCTTTTGACGTAACGCTTCCGATAGACGACAATTATGCTTACGTCACACTAGACTTGAAAGGTGACGACGTTGCAAAAGTATTGGGCCTCCAGAAAAGTGAAATTGCAGACAAGATTAAGTTTTATGGTGTAGAGCCCGACGGAACACTCAACAGTCGCACCACCGGTGAAGGCACCGGACACTGGTTTGACGCCGACGGCAAAATCGTTGCCTGGGACCCGAACGGCACCAGCATCGTATTCTCCAACATGGACCTCACGACCATGACCACAAAAATCGGCCACATGCCGAACAAAGTCAAAGCCGGAGATTCATTCGTCGTGCGACAGGCAGTCGTTTACGAAAGCAAGCAGGTCACTTTCGAAATCACGATCACGATACCGCAGAAGACAACTCGAATTTCAAGCATCCGCAGTTCAAGATGCGGCAAGCCCGGGAACATGATTTTCAATGCGCTCGGAAAACCCGTCGGTAAAAGAACAGAGTCGGGCGAATTGCCCGACCTGCCTAAAGGCGTTTACGTGGAAATAGCTAAGTAA